AGGATCGCGCCGCGGGCGCTCGCCGCCGCGGTCCTGGCCGCCCTGGCCCTGGCCGCCCTGGCGGGCCTTTCGGGGTGGACGCCGCTCGCTGCGCCCCGCGCCGCCCCGCCCCCGGCGCCGCCCTGGGCGGCGCTGGAATCCCCGGCGCCCGAGCCGCCGCCGGCCGCGCCCGGCCTCGCGGGCGGCGCCGCCCGCGCCCCCGCGCCGGCGGCCGGCGCGGCGCTGCCCGGCTGGGTGGACGCGCTGAGCCGCTACGCCGCGGTGCTCGCGGCGGTGGCCTCGTTCCTGCTCCTGCTCGTCCTCGCCCGGATCGTCTGGATCCTGCTGCGTCCGGGCGGGCGGCGTTTCGGGTTCGCGCCCCGGATGCTCGTACTGGCCGCGCTGGTCCTGGTATCGCTGCTCTTCTGGATGGCCTGGTACGGCTTCCTCTACGGGGGCGAGGGCGTGGGCGCGGGCGCCTTCGCCCCGCGCCCCGTTCCCGTGACGGCCCCCGCCGTGTCCGGCGGGGCGGAGCCCGCGGAGCCGCCGCCCGCCGCGCCCCGCTGGCCGGGCCGGGTGCTGGGCGGGGCGCTGGCCCTGGGCACGCTCGCGCTCGCGGTGCTGATCGCGGGGCTCGCCTTCGTACTGTGGCGGCTCCTGCGGGGCCGCGCTTCCGAAGCGGCGGACGCGCCGGCGGGCGGCGCGGGCCCACGCCCGCGGACCGAGCGGCACGCGGGCCGGGTGCGGGCCGCTTACCGGACCTTCCTGCTCGCGATGCGCCCGCGCCTGCCGCGGCAGGCGAGCGAGACGCCGCACGAGTACGCGCACCGGATCGCCGTGCGCGAGCCGGCGCTGGCGGAGGCGGTCTGGGGGCTGACGCGGCTCTACGAACCGGTGCGTTACGGCGGGCTGGCCGACGAGGCCGAGGCGGCCGCGGCCGAGGCCTGGTTGCGGCGGATCGAGGCGGAGCTGGAGAAAGGGGAGGAAACGTGATCGAGACTTGGTACGCGCGGGTCGCGCAGAACGTCGAACGGGTGATGGTGGGGCAGGAGGAGGCGCTGCGGCTGATGCTGGCCGGCGTCCTGGCCGGGGGGCACGTGCTGCTCGAGGACGTTCCCGGGACCGGGAAGACCACGCTGGCGCGGGCGCTGGCGGTCAGTTTGGGCCTCGGCTTCAAACGGGTGCAGTTCACCCCCGACCTCCTCCCCAGCGACCTGACCGGGGTCAACGTCTGGCAGGACGGAGCCTTCCGCTTCGTGCCCGGCCCCGTCTTCACCCAGGTGCTGCTCGCCGACGAGATCAACCGCGCCACCCCCAAGACGCAGTCGGCGCTCTTGGAGGCGATGGCCGAGGGGCAGGTGACCGTCGACGGCGAGACCCGTCCGCTCGAGGCCCCCTTCTTCGTCGTCGCCACCCAGAACCCCATCGAGATGGACGGCACCTTCCCGCTCCCCGAGGCCCAGCTCGACCGCTTCCTGCTGCGGTTGCGGCTGGGTTACCCGGACGCCGAGGAGGAGGTGCGGATGCTCGAACGCCTGCGCGCGCGCCACCCCATCGAGGCGCTCGAGCCCGTTTCCGACGCGGCCGAGGTGCGCTCGATGCAGGAGGCGCTGGCGGGCTTGCGGATGGAGCCCGAGCTGGTCCGTTACGTCGTCGACTTGGTGCGCGCGACCCGCGTCGACCCCGACGTGGCCCTGGGGGCGAGCCCGCGCGCGGCGCTGGCGTTGCAGCGCACGGCGATGGCGCTGGCGGCGCTGGCGGGGCGGGACTACGTCCTTCCCGACGACGTCAAGCAGGCCGCCGGCCCGGTGCTCGCGCACCGGATCATCGTGCGGCCCGAGGTGCGCATCGAGGGGGTGACCGCGGCCGAGGTGATCGAGCGGGCCCTGAAGGCCGTGGCCGTTCCCGCCGAGGAGCTGGGTTGAGCCTCGCCCTGCTGCTGCTTGCGTTCGCCGCCGCGGCGCTCTGGGTGGCGCTGCCCGGCCTCGCCCCCGGCCGGCAGCGGGTGCGCACCGCCCGGCCCTACGGCGCGGCCGGCCGCGAGCGCCCGCTCGAGCTGGAGGTGGGCTTCGTCCTGCCCCTGCCGGCCTACTGGCGGGTCGAGTGGTCGCCCGCGACGCGGCTGGGTTTCCGCGGTCGGCAGGTCGCGGGCCTCGGCTGGGGGCGCGTGCGGCTGCGGCTCGAGGCCACCCTCCAGCCGCGGCGCCGCGGCGAGTACGAGCTTCCCGGCGCGCGCCTCTTCGTACGCGACTTCCTGGGGATCTACGAGCGCGAGGTGCGCCTCGAGGGTCCGCGGGAGCGCCTCTTCGTCTACCCCCGCATCTGGGAGCAGCTGCCGCCGCAGCTGGCGCTGACGCTGCTCGCCGAGGGGCCCGAGTCGCCCGAGCTCGGCCTCGAGGACGCGGGGCGCTACCGGGGCACGCGCGAGTACCGGCCGGGCGACGCGCTCCGGCGGATGCACTGGAAGGCGACGGCCCGCCAGGGCCGCCCGATGGTGCGCGAGTTCGCCTGGGTGCGCGCCACGGGCGTCTGGATCTACATCGACGTTCGCGGCGGCGAGGTCTACATCGACCACATGGCCGAGCTGGCCGCCAGCCTGGCCGTGCGGCTGATGGACCTGGGCCTCGCCGTGGGCCTGGCCTGGCCGGGGTTCGAACGCCCTCCCGCACGCGGCCTCGAGGCGCTGCGGGGGATGCTCGCCGCCCTGGCCCGGCTCGAGCCGGCGAGGGCGGGGGGCGCGCCGCCGCTGCCGCCGCCGGGGGTGAACCTGGTCGTGTTCACCCAGGACGCCCCGCCCGAGCTGATCGAGGGGGCCCTGGCGGCGCGGGCGCGGGCGGCGCGGGTGCACCTGCTCGCCTTCCCCGAAGGCTTCTTCCTGCGCCCGGGCGAGAAGGGCCGCCCCATCTGGGGCCGCACCGACGGCATGGCCCGCCTCCAGGAGCGGCGCGGTCTGCTCCACGCCGCAGGCGTCCACGTGCACGTCTTCCGCGGCGACGAGGCCGTGCGCTTCACGCGGGCGTGAAGGTTTCGTGACCCTTCGCCGCTAGGCTGGGCGCATGAAGGCAACCCCGAACCCCCTCCGCATGCCGCGTTTCTACCTGGCGCTGGCCGCGGCGACGCTCGCCGCCGGGATCCTGCAGTTCCGCCTCGGGCTGGCGGCCCCGCCCGAGCTGCTCTTCGCCTGGCTGGGCCACCTCCTGGGCGTGCCCTGGATCTTCAACCTGGTGCACGCGCTGCCCTGGGGGCTGGACGCCTACGCCAAGTACGCCCTGCTCGCCGCCAGCTACCTGATCGTCGCCGGCGTCGGCGCGCTGTTCGCGCTCTGGGCCGCGCAGCGCCCGTGGCCGCTGCGCCTGGCGGCGGCGCTGGGCCTGGCGCTCGCCGGCACCGGCGGGGTGCTGCTGCCCCTGGCCGGCGCGGGCTTCTTCGGCCTCGCGCCCGACAACTACGCCTACCCGCCGGGGCCCGCGCTGCTCGCCGCGGCGGGGCTTGCCGCGCTCTTCGCCCTGCTGCTCGGGGGTGCGGCGCCCCGGCCGGCCACCGACGCGGGCCGCCGCCGGAGCCTAAAGGGGCTGGCGCTGCTGGCCGCGGCCGCCGCCGGGCCCCTGCGGCTGGCGCGCGCCGCCGGCGACCTCTGGGGGCGGATCCGCGGGCTTTCCCCCGAGATCACCCCGACCGAGGACCACTACCAGGTTTCCAAGAACGTCGTGAACCCGCGTCTGCGCGCGGACCGCTGGCGCTTCGAGATCGGGGGGCTCGTCGAGACCCCGCTGACGCTCACCCTCGAGGACCTGAAGGCCCTGCCGGCGGTGGAGCGGCCCAGCACCCTGATCTGCATCTCCAACCCCGTCGGGGGCAGGCTCGTGGGCAACAGCGTCTGGACCGGGGTGCGCCTGCGCGACCTGCTCGAGCGCGCCGGGGTGCGCCCCGAGGCCACCGAGCTGGTGCTGCGCGCCGCCGACAACTACAGCGACTCCTTCCCGCTCGACGCCGCGCTCTACGAGGAGACGATCCTCGCCTACCTGCAAAACGGCGAACCGCTCACGCCCGACCACGGCTTCCCCGCGCGGCTGCTGGTGCCGGGCATCTACGGCATGAAGAACGTCAAGTGGCTCACCCGCATCGAGCTCGCCGGCGAGGACTACCGGGGCTACTGGCAGAAGCGCGGCTGGAGCGACCGCGCGGTGGTGCGCACGATGAGCCGCATCGACACCGGCGTGGCCACGCCCACCGGAGACGGCCGGGTGGCCATCGGCGGCGTCGCCTTCGCGGGGCGGCGGGGCGTCCGCGCCGTGGAGGTCTCCTTCGACGACGGCCGCAGCTGGCAAGCTGCGGAATTGAAACCCGGTTCCAGCCGCATCACCTGGACGCTTTGGCGCTACCTCTGGAAGGCCGAACCGGGGACGTACGCGGTAACCGTGCGGGCCGTCGACGGCGAGGGGCGCACCCAGGACCCGACCCCGAGGCCGCCGCTCCCCGACGGCGCGACGGGTTACCACCGGCGTAAGGTGCGCGTGGTCTGAGGCGCGGCTCACCTCCCCGTTCTATACTGCCGGGGAGGTGAAACCATGCGCATTGCGATCGCCGTTCTGCCCAACGCCACCGACACCTTCCCCGGCCCCTACGGCCATGCGCCTTTCTTTGCGATCTACGACCGCAAGGACGGGGCCTGGCAGCGCATCGAACTGCGCGACAACCCCTACAAGGCCCTCGAAGGCGGGGGCAAGCCCCGCCTGATG
This genomic stretch from Oceanithermus profundus DSM 14977 harbors:
- a CDS encoding DUF4129 domain-containing protein, which produces MKALLPVAAVFWLVALEPRLWPGALAYLLAWLLLARWQGELVWGAPLFALYLFWGLELSPEAFGDLTLRLQLAGRLTSGLLVWAYAAGLAQRGSRWAVVPLFAWAFLLRPEAGVVGLGLAAWAYWNFWYLRAQYLERGAAFRIAPRALAAAVLAALALAALAGLSGWTPLAAPRAAPPPAPPWAALESPAPEPPPAAPGLAGGAARAPAPAAGAALPGWVDALSRYAAVLAAVASFLLLLVLARIVWILLRPGGRRFGFAPRMLVLAALVLVSLLFWMAWYGFLYGGEGVGAGAFAPRPVPVTAPAVSGGAEPAEPPPAAPRWPGRVLGGALALGTLALAVLIAGLAFVLWRLLRGRASEAADAPAGGAGPRPRTERHAGRVRAAYRTFLLAMRPRLPRQASETPHEYAHRIAVREPALAEAVWGLTRLYEPVRYGGLADEAEAAAAEAWLRRIEAELEKGEET
- a CDS encoding AAA family ATPase; translated protein: MIETWYARVAQNVERVMVGQEEALRLMLAGVLAGGHVLLEDVPGTGKTTLARALAVSLGLGFKRVQFTPDLLPSDLTGVNVWQDGAFRFVPGPVFTQVLLADEINRATPKTQSALLEAMAEGQVTVDGETRPLEAPFFVVATQNPIEMDGTFPLPEAQLDRFLLRLRLGYPDAEEEVRMLERLRARHPIEALEPVSDAAEVRSMQEALAGLRMEPELVRYVVDLVRATRVDPDVALGASPRAALALQRTAMALAALAGRDYVLPDDVKQAAGPVLAHRIIVRPEVRIEGVTAAEVIERALKAVAVPAEELG
- a CDS encoding DUF58 domain-containing protein — encoded protein: MSLALLLLAFAAAALWVALPGLAPGRQRVRTARPYGAAGRERPLELEVGFVLPLPAYWRVEWSPATRLGFRGRQVAGLGWGRVRLRLEATLQPRRRGEYELPGARLFVRDFLGIYEREVRLEGPRERLFVYPRIWEQLPPQLALTLLAEGPESPELGLEDAGRYRGTREYRPGDALRRMHWKATARQGRPMVREFAWVRATGVWIYIDVRGGEVYIDHMAELAASLAVRLMDLGLAVGLAWPGFERPPARGLEALRGMLAALARLEPARAGGAPPLPPPGVNLVVFTQDAPPELIEGALAARARAARVHLLAFPEGFFLRPGEKGRPIWGRTDGMARLQERRGLLHAAGVHVHVFRGDEAVRFTRA
- a CDS encoding sulfite oxidase, coding for MKATPNPLRMPRFYLALAAATLAAGILQFRLGLAAPPELLFAWLGHLLGVPWIFNLVHALPWGLDAYAKYALLAASYLIVAGVGALFALWAAQRPWPLRLAAALGLALAGTGGVLLPLAGAGFFGLAPDNYAYPPGPALLAAAGLAALFALLLGGAAPRPATDAGRRRSLKGLALLAAAAAGPLRLARAAGDLWGRIRGLSPEITPTEDHYQVSKNVVNPRLRADRWRFEIGGLVETPLTLTLEDLKALPAVERPSTLICISNPVGGRLVGNSVWTGVRLRDLLERAGVRPEATELVLRAADNYSDSFPLDAALYEETILAYLQNGEPLTPDHGFPARLLVPGIYGMKNVKWLTRIELAGEDYRGYWQKRGWSDRAVVRTMSRIDTGVATPTGDGRVAIGGVAFAGRRGVRAVEVSFDDGRSWQAAELKPGSSRITWTLWRYLWKAEPGTYAVTVRAVDGEGRTQDPTPRPPLPDGATGYHRRKVRVV
- a CDS encoding NifB/NifX family molybdenum-iron cluster-binding protein, translated to MRIAIAVLPNATDTFPGPYGHAPFFAIYDRKDGAWQRIELRDNPYKALEGGGKPRLMKQLLADCDLWVGAQFGHGPGHGHHHGPGHEPPAHRREVPRGLSVREVLALLEQDA